A stretch of the Pelmatolapia mariae isolate MD_Pm_ZW linkage group LG23, Pm_UMD_F_2, whole genome shotgun sequence genome encodes the following:
- the loxl5a gene encoding lysyl oxidase-like 5a has protein sequence MEKFVFVLFYLFGVLVCLGTGQHHLRARVGPWSHRIQWENNGQVYSLLSTGTQYRLPAQTRRRAQLLLRANNQVNPPAASRTGSWEFNELNGHFQQNERSQMDVSVFGADADQYILASGRPGTRSQSPPRSQTTTEAVGYSGSLRPQSNSSSSALTSIQEFSGSGVPRGGRSTLGDDTGAQRASASQARSPDFTHSRGGRTRSQSTDSTVRSPATSIWVTTAEDAGNARSITQETTLGDAPSARGVQRAHTLTRVTPELIVSPTALYSNAVELQFPRRGPDASRTTDASDPRDPHSIHHRNSVFYNVYPPDRRNRLSARPPPGTGYGTRFFHNGLPDLVPDPYYIQAASYIQRAQMYALRCAAEENCLSSSAYHPSVSDLDYRVLLRFPQRVKNQGTADFLPVRPRHEWEWHSCHQHYHSMEAFSNYDLLDVSTGQKVAEGHKASFCLEDTSCDAGVRRRFACTTHTQGLSPGCYDTYHANIDCQWIDITDVPPGNYILKVTVNPSHLVEESDFSNNEVQCDIRYTGSYVQARNCRIVVS, from the exons ATGGAGAAGTTcgtgtttgtgttattttacttatttggtGTTCTGGTGTGTTTGGGCACCGGTCAGCACCATCTGCGTGCACGTGTTGGACCGTGGTCACACCGGATTCAGTGGGAGAATAACGGTCAGGTGTACAGTTTACTGAGCACTGGGACTCAGTATCGTTTACCAGCACAGACACGGAGACGCGCTCAGCTTCTATTGAGAGCAAACAACCAAGTGAACCCTCCGGCTGCGTCCAGAACCGGATCTTGGGAATTCAACGAACTTAACGGCCATTTTCAACAAAACGAGCGCAGTCAAATGGATGTGTCGGTCTTTGGTGCTGATGCGGATCAGTATATACTCGCCTCGGGACGACCTGGCACACGCAGTCAGTCCCCACCCCGCAGCCAAACCACCACAGAGGCTGTGGGATACTCCGGGTCCCTCCGGCCACAGTCTAACAGCAGCTCTTCAGCTCTTACCTCCATCCAAGAGTTCTCCGGCAGCGGAGTCCCACGAGGAGGCCGTAGTACACTTGGAGATGATACAGGTGCACAACGGGCCAGCGCGTCACAGGCAAGATCGCCGGATTTTACGCACAGTCGAGGCGGCAGAACCAGGTCCCAGAGCACGGATTCAACTGTTCGATCACCTGCCACATCAATATGGGTGACCACGGCAGAGGACGCTGGGAATGCACGAAGTATAACCCAGGAGACCACGCTGGGAGACGCTCCCAGTGCGCGTGGTGTGCAAAGAGCGCACACTCTGACCAGAGTCACGCCAGAGTTAATTGTTTCTCCCACAGCGCTGTACAGCAACGCTGTAGAATTACAATTTCCACGTAGAGGGCCCGATGCCTCACGCACTACAGACGCGAGTGACCCACGAGACCCGCACAGTATTCATCACAGGAACTCGGTTTTCTATAACGTTTACCCACCAGACCGCAGGAACAGGCTGAGTGCGCGCCCTCCACCAGGAACCGGCTACGGGACCAGGTTCTTCCACAACG gtCTTCCAGATTTGGTTCCTGACCCTTACTACATCCAAGCAGCCTCGTACATTCAGAGAGCACAGATGTATGCACTTCGCTGTGCCGCTGAGGAGAACTGTCTTTCCAG CTCTGCATATCACCCGAGTGTGAGTGACCTCGACTATCGAGTTCTGCTGCGCTTCCCACAGCGAGTGAAGAACCAGGGAACAGCAGACTTCCTCCCAGTGAGACCAAGGCATGAGTGGGAGTGGCACAGCTGTCACCA GCATTACCACAGCATGGAAGCATTTAGTAACTACGACCTGCTGGATGTCTCCACTGGACAGAAGGTTGCTGAGGGACACAAAGCCAGTTTCTGTCTAGAGGACACGTCGTGTGATGCAGGAGTACGGCGACGCTTTGCCTGCACTACTCACACACAA GGTCTGAGTCCTGGATGCTATGACACGTACCACGCCAACATCGACTGCCAGTGGATCGACATCACTGATGTGCCGCCGGGGAACTACATACTCAAG GTAACGGTGAACCCCTCTCACCTGGTCGAGGAGTCTGACTTCTCCAACAACGAGGTTCAGTGTGACATCAGGTACACGGGAAGCTACGTCCAGGCGAGAAACTGCAGGATCGTTGT GAGCTGA
- the mydgf gene encoding myeloid-derived growth factor — translation MARQSNTCAGNLAFLFALALIAARVPAEASEEQAKTVEFNVKPGGVVHTFSEGIGEYECSFTYASQGGTNEQWLMSVGLADDNRLFSCSVWRPQGKSYLFFTQFKAELKGTKIEYANAYSQSAAGGQSDVPLKPEEFTIGESTVTHKDGKFSAQLSKLTVIGRTRKDEL, via the exons ATGGCTCGTCAAAGTAACACCTGCGCCGGTAATCTGGCGTTTCTGTTTGCGCTCGCGCTGATTGCAGCGCGTGTCCCGGCGGAGGCGTCCGAGGAGCAGGCGAAGACGGTGGAGTTCAACGTGAAACCGGGAGGAGTCGTGCACACCTTCTCCGAGGGCATT GGGGAGTATGAATGCTCTTTCACGTACGCCTCCCAAGGAGGAACCAACGAG CAATGGCTGATGAGTGTGGGCCTGGCTGATGACAACAGACTGTTCTCCTGCTCTGTGTGGAG GCCTCAGGGGAAGTCGTACCTGTTTTTCACTCAGTTCAAAGCTGAACTGAAGGGAACCAAAATCGAGTATGCCAACGCGTAT TCTCAGTCGGCAGCAGGAGGACAGAGTGACGTGCCTTTGAAGCCAGAAGAATTCACCATCGGAGAATCAACAG TGACCCACAAGGATGGAAAGTTCAGTGCTCAACTCTCCAAACTGACCGTGATTGGACGGACACGAAAAGACGAGCTGTAG
- the LOC134620861 gene encoding uncharacterized protein LOC134620861 — MFSDSRAPAPGEQKGFKSHTPHFIPWLRNSLKPHHSSDLGLNGPYKSNSETRNNLTPLERAKGIGFFSIQGKDRGKKAELRCNGVGKARMLPVVLRGHHILPGSLGKQREDSPARWNRTKELGTDPNAQISPGEGPQGPANSSSAAQGNNTFVRNHSSHLSPHQSQSDSSSNSVKKYGPLLGPPAAPVAALLSEEPNFNVPVVMCMEGKEGKVWDYASHTTHRQRDHRSSSWLNYDTQGLIERQHGFSSNFSYTSKHSRSSQSQRDLTALREPPVEDLNGVIFSTEVPHRGLSCTTTLQGPKKPRPSSERTAFLAQNQTWAQHRPKSEGESQRKEASCRRKVVRNQIKRVVVNLEQVLKALRDVHQEMKEVVQQIDHLTSSIDLNEEEEEEQGTGRESTKPPSDSSYSSGSGSSETTVGITHQRLSEPANQPEIVYFSGTLRGEHHSRSQSPPNVQLRPLTSGLLSERSRTLHLTGSVGASPKHGGKLPYSSNLTTHDHTHSPQRSLPARPPTPGLSPLTVNFHLPSSSGSQPHSPGATSSIRISPISPPSPLSSKANPPPALSPSVIIQTKVGSYQTTQSDLPSAGPLSPSSNLPPSASCPPTDSETETGFAANTERRASSAGPSHVCAAAQGHRGRKPPPYPHHRLSENTKKVKEPRKAPPYPEKRRLLSTTV, encoded by the exons ATGTTCTCTGACAGCAGGGCTCCGGCGCCTGGGGAGCAGAAAGGCTTCAAGTCCCACACCCCTCACTTCATCCCGTGGCTGCGCAATAGCTTGAAGCCTCACCACAGCAGTGACCTGGGGCTCAACGGACCGTACAAATCCAACTCAGAGACCCGAAACAACCTGACCCCGCTGGAGAGAGCCAAAGGGATCGGCTTTTTCTCCATCCAGGGGAAGGACCGCGGAAAAAAGGCTGAACTTCGGTGCAATGGGGTGGGGAAGGCGAGGATGCTGCCAGTTGTGCTGAGGGGGCACCACATCCTGCCAGGGAGTCTGGGGAAGCAGAGGGAGGACAGTCCTGCCAGGTGGAACCGGACTAAAGAGCTTGGCACAGACCCCAACGCACAGATCAGCCCAGGGGAGGGGCCGCAGGGACCAGCCAACAGCTCCTCCGCTGCTCAGGGCAACAACACCTTTGTTAGGAACCACAGCAGCCACCTGAGCCCCCATCAGTCGCAGAGTGACAGCAGTAGCAACTCAGTCAAGAAATACGGGCCACTGCTTGGacctcctgctgctcctgttGCTGCGCTGCTCTCTGAGGAGCCAAACTTTAACGTGCCTGTTGTTATGTGTATGGAGGGCAAAGAGGGGAAGGTGTGGGACTACGCCAGCCACACCACCCACCGTCAGAGAGACCACCGTTCATCCAGCTGGCTGAACTATGACACTCAGGGACTAATAGAGAGGCAGCATGGATTCAGCTCCAACTTCAGCTACACCAGTAAACACAGCAGGAGCTCCCAGAGCCAAAGAGACCTGACAGCGCTGCGGGAGCCACCTGTGGAGGATCTAAACGGAGTTATCTTCTCCACCGAGGTTCCTCACAGGGGGCTGAGCTGTACGACAACTCTACAAGGCCCCAAGAAACCCAGACCGAGCTCAGAGCGCACCGCTTTCCTGGCTCAGAACCAGACGTGGGCCCAGCACAGACCAAAGAGCGAAGGGGAGTCACAGAGGAAAGAGGCCAGCTGCAGGAGGAAGGTGGTGCGAAACCAAATTAAACGGGTGGTGGTCAACCTGGAGCAGGTTCTCAAAGCCCTGAGGGATGTTCATCAGGAAATGAAAGAG GTGGTGCAGCAGATTGACCATCTAACATCATCCATTGATCtgaatgaggaggaggaggaggagcagggaaCTGGAAGAGAAAGCACCAAACCTCCCAGCGACAGCAGCTACAGTTCAGGCTCGGGCTCCAGTGAAACAACAGTGGGCATCACACATCAGAGGCTGTCAGAGCCTGCAAACCAGCCAGAAATTGTGTATTTCTCTGGCACCCTGAGGGGAGAGCATCATAGCAGGAGCCAGTCTCCACCCAATGTGCAGCTGCGCCCGCTAACCTCTGGACTTTTATCGGAGAGGAGTCGGACTCTTCACCTCACCGGTAGTGTTGGGGCCTCACCCAAACACGGCGGGAAGCTGCCATACTCCAGTAACCTCACGACCCACGACCACACTCACTCCCCCCAAAGAAGCCTCCCTGCTCGGCCTCCCACTCCTGGTCTTTCCCCTCTAACGGTAAACTTCCATCTCCCCAGTAGCTCTGGTTCTCAGCCTCACTCCCCTGGGGCTACCTCCTCCATCAGGATCAGCCCCATctcacctccctctcccctgtCTTCAAAGGCTAACCCACCCCCTGCTCTTAGCCCGTCTGTCATCATCCAGACCAAAGTGGGGTCTTATCAGACCACACAAAGCGATCTCCCATCTGCTGGGCCACTCTCTCCATCGTCCAACCTGCCGCCGTCTGCCAGCTGCCCACCCACCGACTCAGAGACTGAAACCGGGTTCGCCGCTAACACGGAGAGGCGAGCATCCTCAGCGGGACCGTCACACGTATGCGCCGCAGCACAAGGCCACAGAGGTCGCAAGCCTCCACCTTACCCACATCACAGACTctctgaaaacacaaagaaagtgaAGGAGCCCCGCAAAGCTCCTCCGTACCCTGAGAAAAGAAGGCTGCTCTCGACCACAGTGTGA